A window of the Myxococcus virescens genome harbors these coding sequences:
- a CDS encoding sulfite exporter TauE/SafE family protein — protein MLYAGIAGSALVGILLGLLGGGGSILIVPLLIYVLDVEPRTAIAMSLVVVGVTSASGAFLHARAGRVRWRTALVFGAGGMGGAFLGGRLNPHLAPDTLLLLFAGVMVAAAVAMLRRREAGPAATSGSPLPAPRVLAQGIAVGALSGLVGAGGGFLIVPALSLAGLPMPVATATSLVVIALQCAAGLVGHLGHLDLPWVLTGEVLLAAMTGSFVGGRLAGRVSPALLRKGFAVFVLTTAAFLLSAQAPAPLRERVWTERLWLWSVAPLAVGIPVTVWRLRVARQRQAAQALPR, from the coding sequence ATGCTGTACGCGGGCATCGCGGGCTCGGCGCTCGTGGGCATCCTGCTGGGCCTGCTCGGAGGTGGCGGCTCCATCCTCATCGTGCCGCTGCTCATCTACGTGCTCGACGTCGAGCCTCGGACGGCCATCGCCATGTCCCTGGTGGTGGTGGGCGTCACCAGCGCCAGTGGCGCCTTCCTCCACGCGCGCGCGGGCCGCGTCCGCTGGCGCACCGCGCTCGTGTTCGGCGCAGGAGGCATGGGCGGGGCCTTCCTCGGTGGCCGGCTCAATCCCCACCTCGCGCCCGACACGCTGCTGCTCCTGTTCGCGGGCGTCATGGTGGCCGCCGCCGTGGCCATGCTCCGCCGCCGGGAAGCCGGGCCCGCCGCCACCAGCGGCTCCCCGCTCCCCGCTCCCCGCGTGCTCGCACAGGGCATCGCGGTGGGCGCGTTGTCGGGACTGGTGGGTGCCGGGGGCGGCTTCCTCATCGTGCCCGCGCTGTCACTGGCGGGGCTGCCCATGCCCGTCGCCACCGCCACGTCCCTGGTGGTCATCGCGCTCCAGTGCGCCGCCGGCCTGGTGGGCCACCTGGGCCACCTGGACCTGCCCTGGGTGCTCACCGGCGAAGTCCTCCTGGCCGCGATGACGGGCAGCTTCGTGGGCGGAAGGCTCGCGGGGCGCGTGTCCCCCGCGTTGCTGCGCAAGGGCTTCGCCGTGTTCGTGCTGACCACCGCCGCCTTCCTCCTGAGCGCCCAGGCTCCCGCGCCCCTGCGTGAGCGCGTATGGACGGAGCGGCTGTGGCTCTGGAGCGTGGCGCCTCTTGCCGTGGGCATTCCCGTGACGGTGTGGCGCCTGCGCGTGGCCCGCCAGCGTCAGGCCGCGCAGGCCCTGCCCCGGTGA
- a CDS encoding sensor histidine kinase, with the protein MSKAHIHEEGRSGWGAPGPAEARHPSGSDFAPALLRLGQALQAALIVDAHGRVVWMDDALTHATGPQGEPFQARPMAAVLARLPWLAQAMRPALQGKAGVHEEPGLKAFVLPVFDEQGTLLGACARLQLPESSMGQVAEGGVTRHAPESLAHMNSVLRATFDSIAEGVIVVDLNKRVTAFNKRFLDIWGLTEEMMVDRDAERVLVRAAGGVKHPESFTSRIRERFEPSEEVDVETVELLDGRILERKSLPQRMGGAIIGRVWSYREVTAERQAEAERERLLREAQEAIRVRDDFLSIAAHELKTPLTPLKLHLQMLRQHGAEGDGASARHVDKSLMQVSRLTGLVNDLLDTSRIQEGRLTLKHGPVVLQELAHDVVSEMRLSSAHHRVEYEAPEAPLVVLGDADRLAQVLVNLMENAFKYSPSGGTVRVRVAREDRHAHVSVQDEGMGIPRDQQAHLFERFFRARNAPISGFGGLGLGLYICGDIVERHGGRLWVESVLGHGSTFRFTVPLAST; encoded by the coding sequence ATGTCGAAGGCCCACATCCATGAGGAAGGACGGAGCGGATGGGGCGCGCCGGGGCCTGCCGAGGCTCGTCACCCGAGCGGGTCCGACTTCGCTCCAGCGCTGCTGAGATTGGGGCAGGCGCTCCAGGCGGCGCTCATCGTCGACGCGCACGGACGGGTGGTCTGGATGGACGATGCGCTGACACACGCCACCGGACCGCAGGGTGAGCCCTTTCAAGCGCGTCCCATGGCCGCGGTGCTCGCTCGGCTGCCCTGGCTCGCGCAGGCGATGCGGCCCGCGCTCCAGGGCAAGGCCGGTGTTCACGAGGAGCCGGGCCTGAAGGCCTTCGTCCTGCCCGTGTTCGATGAGCAGGGGACATTGTTGGGGGCCTGCGCGCGCCTCCAGCTCCCTGAGTCCTCGATGGGGCAGGTCGCCGAAGGCGGTGTGACGCGGCACGCGCCGGAGAGCCTGGCGCACATGAACTCGGTGCTGCGCGCCACGTTCGACTCGATTGCGGAAGGCGTCATCGTGGTGGACCTGAACAAGCGCGTCACGGCCTTCAACAAGCGCTTCCTCGACATCTGGGGGCTGACCGAGGAGATGATGGTGGACCGCGACGCGGAGCGGGTGCTGGTGCGCGCGGCGGGCGGCGTGAAACATCCGGAGTCGTTCACCTCGCGAATCCGGGAGCGCTTCGAGCCGTCCGAAGAGGTGGACGTAGAGACGGTGGAGTTGCTGGACGGGCGCATCCTGGAGCGCAAGTCGCTGCCGCAGCGGATGGGGGGCGCCATCATCGGCCGCGTGTGGAGCTACCGCGAGGTGACGGCGGAGCGGCAGGCCGAGGCCGAGCGCGAGCGGCTGCTGCGCGAAGCCCAGGAGGCCATCCGCGTGCGGGACGACTTCCTGTCCATCGCCGCGCACGAGCTGAAGACGCCGCTCACGCCGCTGAAGCTGCACCTCCAGATGCTGCGGCAACACGGCGCCGAGGGGGACGGAGCCTCCGCCCGGCACGTGGACAAGTCGTTGATGCAGGTGAGCCGCCTGACGGGATTGGTGAATGACCTGCTGGACACCTCGCGCATCCAGGAAGGGCGGCTGACGCTGAAGCATGGGCCCGTCGTGTTGCAGGAGCTGGCCCATGACGTCGTCTCCGAGATGCGCCTGTCCAGCGCGCATCACCGGGTCGAGTACGAAGCGCCGGAGGCACCCCTGGTCGTCCTGGGCGATGCGGACCGGCTCGCGCAGGTCCTGGTCAACCTGATGGAGAACGCCTTCAAGTACAGCCCCAGTGGGGGAACGGTTCGCGTCCGGGTGGCTCGGGAGGACCGCCACGCCCATGTCTCCGTCCAGGACGAAGGCATGGGCATTCCGCGGGACCAGCAGGCGCACCTCTTCGAGCGCTTCTTCCGCGCTCGCAACGCCCCCATCTCCGGCTTTGGTGGGCTGGGCCTGGGGCTCTACATCTGCGGGGACATCGTCGAGCGGCATGGCGGCCGTCTGTGGGTGGAGAGCGTGCTGGGCCACGGCTCCACCTTCCGCTTCACCGTGCCGCTGGCGTCCACGTGA
- a CDS encoding formate--tetrahydrofolate ligase yields MTLRAMTDVGAELGLSPEDVLPWGTHRAKVSLDALGKRGGRQGRLVLVSAINPTPPGEGKTTMSVALAMGLRKRGRRAVAALREPSLGPVFGVKGGGTGGGQASLEPAADINLHFTGDLHAITSANNLLSALVDNAVFYGQPVALDATRVRWRRALDMNDRFLRNVIVGLGGKAQGVPREDHFDITAASEVMAILALAEGLKDLEARLGRVIIGHTRDGQPVRARDVDAAASMVALLKDALMPNLAQTREGGPALVHAGPFANIAHGCSSVMGTRMGLAYADEVITEAGFGFDLGAEKFLDIKCRGSGLWPRGVVLVVTLRALKHHGGAAPARVAEPDREALVRGFAHLEKHLESVAAFGLPAVLCVNRFPQDTESELEELRAFGKARGVETAVCDGFSRGGDGSLELADCVLEMLDGTDAAPPQPRFLYDVAQSPEEKVAAIARTVYGADDVAFTASAKKDLDAVRELGGAGLPVCMAKTHLSLSDDPTKLGRPRGFTLTVREVRLSAGAGFMVALTGEILTMPGLPREPAARRVTVHDDGRVTGLMQGE; encoded by the coding sequence ATGACGCTGAGAGCCATGACCGACGTAGGCGCCGAGCTGGGCCTGTCTCCCGAAGACGTGCTGCCGTGGGGAACCCACCGCGCCAAGGTGTCGCTGGACGCGCTCGGCAAGCGGGGCGGCCGGCAGGGACGCCTGGTGCTCGTGTCCGCCATCAACCCCACGCCACCGGGCGAAGGCAAGACCACCATGTCCGTGGCGCTGGCCATGGGCTTGCGCAAGCGGGGGCGCCGCGCGGTGGCGGCCCTGCGCGAGCCGTCACTGGGCCCTGTCTTCGGCGTGAAGGGCGGCGGCACCGGCGGCGGGCAGGCCAGCCTGGAGCCCGCGGCCGACATCAACCTGCACTTCACCGGTGACCTGCACGCCATCACCAGCGCCAACAACCTGCTGTCCGCGCTGGTGGACAACGCCGTCTTCTACGGCCAACCGGTGGCCCTGGATGCCACGCGCGTGCGCTGGCGGCGCGCGCTGGACATGAATGACCGCTTCCTGCGCAACGTCATCGTCGGTCTGGGCGGCAAGGCGCAGGGCGTGCCACGCGAGGACCACTTCGACATCACCGCCGCCAGCGAGGTCATGGCCATCCTCGCGCTCGCGGAGGGCCTGAAGGACCTGGAGGCGCGGCTGGGACGCGTCATCATCGGCCACACCCGGGACGGCCAGCCGGTGCGCGCGCGGGACGTGGACGCGGCGGCGTCCATGGTGGCGCTGCTCAAGGACGCGCTGATGCCCAACCTCGCCCAGACGCGCGAGGGCGGCCCCGCGCTGGTGCACGCGGGCCCCTTCGCCAACATCGCGCACGGGTGCAGCTCCGTGATGGGCACGCGCATGGGGCTGGCCTACGCGGATGAAGTCATCACGGAGGCGGGCTTCGGCTTCGACCTGGGCGCGGAGAAGTTCCTGGACATCAAGTGCCGCGGCAGCGGGCTGTGGCCCCGGGGCGTGGTGCTGGTGGTGACGCTGCGCGCGCTGAAGCACCACGGGGGCGCCGCCCCCGCGCGCGTGGCCGAGCCAGACCGCGAAGCCCTGGTTCGCGGCTTCGCGCACCTGGAGAAGCACCTGGAGTCGGTGGCCGCCTTCGGCCTGCCGGCCGTGCTGTGCGTCAACCGCTTCCCGCAGGACACCGAGTCCGAGCTGGAAGAGCTGCGCGCCTTCGGCAAGGCCCGTGGCGTGGAGACGGCCGTGTGTGACGGCTTCTCGCGGGGGGGTGACGGCTCGCTGGAGCTGGCCGACTGCGTGCTGGAGATGCTGGACGGCACGGACGCCGCGCCGCCCCAGCCGCGCTTCCTCTACGACGTGGCGCAGTCGCCCGAGGAGAAGGTGGCCGCCATCGCCCGCACCGTCTACGGCGCGGACGACGTGGCCTTCACCGCGAGCGCGAAGAAGGACCTGGACGCCGTGCGCGAGCTGGGCGGCGCCGGGCTGCCGGTGTGCATGGCGAAGACGCACCTATCGCTGTCGGATGACCCCACGAAGCTGGGACGGCCGCGCGGCTTCACGCTCACCGTGCGCGAGGTGCGGCTGTCCGCGGGCGCGGGCTTCATGGTGGCACTCACGGGAGAAATCCTCACCATGCCCGGCCTGCCACGCGAGCCCGCCGCCCGCCGCGTCACCGTCCACGACGACGGGCGCGTCACCGGGCTGATGCAGGGGGAGTGA
- a CDS encoding methyl-accepting chemotaxis protein gives MRLKLKQKMMLLPAVVAVFLVAILVAFIALGARSGGVYARISSSQVPTIELNREVMHRFPGLHRNVLAAVAAKAGGLESLSAEVDDLQSKLDLTRAVPGANLQRVDELKSSLATYWRNSRAAVTFAVEGDAQAASALARVESLAAGLSHELERAVEADGQAIATSYAEVAGLHRATTWTVCVLVLLCIALTVGLAYWLHREVTLPLAKLTHVATRIAEKGDLTQAIDVSAHDEVGELARGFQVMVTRLRNVPTTIQTVVTDLTTAAKTLTQASQEQVNFLTNQSRSLTEASTTIAEIAQTSSMASSRAEMVLRVAGQADAFSASGQESIEKSAEGLQQIRQRVGALVGSIGHLSDQAVHAGEIIGSVKDLADQSNVLALNAAIEAARAGEQGRGFAVVAREMRSLSGQSLQSTQRIGKILLEINQAIRQTVGIAEGDSEKMEEGIEQVLASANTLKEITTVVQESSQAARQIVASVTQQNAGIAQMTEVMTTLSSMMADVVTATMTAEQAVAQINASLGQLQELSTGFRV, from the coding sequence GTGCGTCTGAAGCTCAAGCAGAAGATGATGTTGTTGCCGGCCGTTGTCGCGGTGTTCCTGGTGGCCATCCTGGTGGCGTTCATCGCCCTGGGCGCGCGCTCCGGTGGCGTGTACGCGCGCATCAGCAGCTCGCAGGTTCCCACCATCGAGCTGAACCGTGAGGTGATGCACCGCTTCCCGGGCCTGCACCGCAACGTGCTGGCGGCGGTGGCGGCGAAGGCGGGAGGGTTGGAGTCGCTGAGCGCGGAGGTGGACGACCTCCAGTCGAAGCTCGACCTGACGAGGGCCGTACCGGGCGCGAACCTCCAGCGGGTGGATGAACTCAAGTCGTCCCTGGCCACGTACTGGAGGAACTCCAGGGCGGCGGTGACGTTCGCGGTGGAGGGGGACGCGCAGGCGGCGTCCGCGCTCGCGAGGGTGGAGTCCCTGGCCGCGGGGCTGTCCCATGAGCTGGAGAGGGCCGTGGAAGCGGATGGCCAGGCCATTGCGACCTCCTACGCGGAGGTGGCCGGGCTGCACCGCGCCACCACCTGGACGGTGTGCGTGCTGGTGCTGTTGTGCATCGCGCTGACGGTGGGGCTGGCCTACTGGCTGCACCGCGAGGTGACGCTGCCGCTGGCGAAGCTGACCCACGTGGCCACGCGCATCGCGGAGAAGGGCGACCTGACGCAGGCCATCGACGTGAGCGCCCACGACGAGGTGGGCGAGCTGGCGCGCGGCTTCCAGGTCATGGTGACCCGGCTGCGCAACGTGCCCACCACCATCCAGACGGTGGTGACGGACCTGACGACCGCGGCGAAGACGCTGACGCAGGCCAGCCAGGAGCAGGTGAACTTCCTCACCAACCAGTCCCGCAGCCTCACCGAGGCGAGCACCACCATCGCCGAAATCGCGCAGACGTCCAGCATGGCCTCCAGCCGCGCGGAGATGGTGCTCCGCGTGGCGGGACAGGCGGACGCCTTCAGCGCGTCCGGTCAGGAGTCCATCGAGAAGAGCGCCGAGGGCCTCCAGCAGATTCGCCAGCGCGTGGGCGCGCTGGTGGGCAGCATCGGGCACCTGAGCGACCAGGCCGTGCACGCCGGTGAAATCATCGGCAGCGTGAAGGACCTGGCGGACCAGTCCAACGTGCTCGCGCTCAACGCGGCCATCGAAGCGGCGCGCGCCGGGGAGCAGGGCCGGGGCTTCGCGGTGGTGGCGCGGGAGATGCGCTCGCTCAGCGGCCAGTCGCTGCAGAGCACCCAGCGCATCGGCAAGATTCTGCTCGAAATCAACCAGGCCATCCGCCAGACGGTGGGCATCGCCGAGGGCGACAGCGAGAAGATGGAGGAGGGCATCGAGCAGGTGCTCGCCTCGGCCAACACGCTGAAGGAAATCACCACCGTGGTGCAGGAGAGCAGTCAGGCCGCGCGCCAGATTGTGGCCTCCGTCACCCAACAGAACGCGGGCATCGCGCAGATGACCGAGGTGATGACCACGCTGTCCTCCATGATGGCGGACGTGGTGACGGCCACGATGACGGCCGAACAGGCGGTGGCGCAAATCAACGCGTCGCTGGGACAGCTCCAGGAGCTGTCCACCGGCTTCCGCGTCTGA
- a CDS encoding sigma-54-dependent transcriptional regulator, whose product MDIRERPMRVLVVDDERNIRHTLRVCLEGFGCEVREAATPEAALAALAQGPADLAFVDLRLGTASGMELLPRLLAESPHLDVVLITAYATFDTAVEAMRRGARDYLPKPFTPAQIRHAVEKARRHQELASQLENLEGQLSQAVPEATLETASPAMHAAIGLLTRAAASDAAVLLRGESGTGKGVLARALHSMSARRRRPFVTVNCPTLSEQLLASELFGHVRGAFTGAVKDQPGRVEAAEGGTLFLDEIAEMSPGLQAQLLRFLQEKQFERLGEGRTRKADVRVVAATNRDLEKDVAEGRFREDLLYRLNVIEVKLPSLRERPEDLLSLARRFVSFFARAAQRPPPELSPATEKMLLAYGWPGNVRELRNAMERALIVWPAEVLEPQAFPDRIAAAGSPVMTLGGPHTLEDIEREHVLRVMASAPTLDEAARVLGIDASTLWRKRKKYESGEG is encoded by the coding sequence ATGGACATCCGAGAGCGCCCCATGCGGGTGCTGGTGGTGGACGACGAGCGGAACATCCGCCACACCCTGCGCGTGTGCCTGGAGGGCTTCGGCTGTGAGGTCCGCGAGGCGGCTACCCCGGAGGCCGCGCTGGCCGCGCTGGCGCAAGGTCCCGCCGACCTGGCCTTCGTCGACCTGCGGCTCGGCACGGCCAGCGGAATGGAGCTGTTGCCGCGCCTCCTGGCCGAGTCGCCCCACCTGGACGTCGTGCTCATCACCGCCTACGCCACGTTCGACACGGCGGTGGAGGCGATGCGACGCGGGGCGCGGGACTATCTGCCCAAGCCCTTCACGCCCGCGCAGATTCGCCACGCGGTGGAGAAGGCGCGGCGGCACCAGGAGCTGGCATCGCAGTTGGAGAACCTGGAGGGGCAGCTTTCCCAGGCGGTGCCAGAGGCCACGTTGGAGACAGCCTCGCCCGCGATGCACGCGGCCATCGGGCTGTTGACGCGCGCGGCGGCGTCCGACGCGGCGGTGCTGCTGCGGGGGGAGAGTGGCACCGGCAAGGGGGTGCTCGCCCGCGCGCTGCATTCGATGAGCGCTCGGCGGCGCCGGCCTTTCGTCACCGTCAACTGTCCCACGCTGTCCGAGCAACTGCTGGCCAGCGAGCTGTTCGGCCACGTGCGCGGCGCGTTCACCGGCGCGGTGAAGGACCAGCCGGGACGCGTGGAGGCGGCGGAAGGGGGCACGCTGTTCCTGGATGAAATCGCGGAGATGAGCCCGGGGCTCCAGGCGCAGCTGCTGCGCTTCCTCCAGGAGAAGCAGTTCGAACGGCTGGGCGAGGGACGCACGCGCAAGGCGGACGTGCGGGTGGTGGCGGCGACGAATCGGGACCTGGAGAAGGACGTGGCCGAGGGGCGCTTCCGGGAGGACCTGCTCTACCGGCTGAACGTCATCGAGGTGAAGCTGCCGTCGCTGCGAGAGCGGCCGGAGGACCTGCTTTCGCTGGCCCGGCGCTTCGTCTCCTTCTTCGCTCGCGCGGCGCAGCGCCCACCGCCGGAGCTGTCGCCCGCGACGGAGAAGATGCTGCTGGCCTATGGGTGGCCGGGCAACGTGCGCGAGCTGCGGAATGCAATGGAGCGAGCGCTCATCGTCTGGCCCGCGGAGGTGCTGGAGCCACAGGCGTTCCCCGACCGCATCGCCGCGGCGGGGAGCCCGGTGATGACCCTGGGCGGGCCGCACACGCTGGAGGACATCGAGCGCGAGCACGTGCTGCGCGTCATGGCCTCGGCGCCCACGCTGGATGAGGCGGCGCGGGTGCTGGGCATCGACGCGTCCACGCTGTGGCGGAAGCGGAAGAAGTACGAGTCGGGCGAGGGCTGA
- a CDS encoding hemerythrin domain-containing protein, translating to MDVIDLLIQQHREVEALFDACRAAQDDASKRELGIQLAEALTLHTTIEERWVYPAARRVVEDKLIQDSVEEHGKMTELIAQMIRARNDPQKLVSLFGELEKVVKEHVTVEERDVLPKLGQKVTEEDLGMSCKDIVRTASEVRREEMQKLQGQANA from the coding sequence GTGGACGTGATTGACTTGTTGATTCAGCAGCACCGCGAGGTGGAAGCGCTGTTCGATGCCTGTCGCGCGGCGCAGGACGACGCGAGCAAGCGAGAGCTCGGCATCCAGCTCGCGGAGGCGCTCACGCTACACACCACGATTGAAGAACGCTGGGTGTACCCCGCTGCGCGCCGGGTGGTGGAGGACAAGCTGATTCAGGACTCCGTCGAGGAGCACGGGAAGATGACGGAGCTCATCGCCCAAATGATTCGCGCGCGCAACGACCCGCAGAAGCTGGTCTCCCTGTTCGGCGAGCTGGAGAAGGTGGTGAAGGAGCACGTGACGGTGGAGGAACGGGACGTGCTGCCCAAGCTCGGTCAGAAGGTCACCGAGGAGGACCTGGGCATGTCGTGCAAGGACATCGTCCGCACCGCCTCCGAGGTCCGCCGCGAGGAGATGCAGAAGCTCCAGGGCCAGGCGAACGCCTGA
- a CDS encoding helix-turn-helix domain-containing protein: protein MSPSTINPVKDDAPVRVSEPVAATEGTLGQVQQLAKLITETLHGTGTQPRFTLLGPNHEALPLPKDVLTLLQQLLAVLASGDAVSIVPVQKELTTQQAANLLNVSRQYLVQLLDEGKIPFHRTGTHRRVNTQDVLEYRARRKAERRAQLAEMIQDTQLARGYPEFDE, encoded by the coding sequence ATGTCACCTTCCACCATCAATCCCGTGAAGGACGACGCTCCGGTGCGCGTCTCAGAGCCCGTGGCTGCCACGGAAGGCACCCTGGGGCAGGTCCAGCAACTAGCCAAGTTGATCACCGAGACGCTTCACGGGACGGGGACCCAGCCGCGATTCACGCTCCTTGGTCCCAATCATGAGGCGCTCCCTCTTCCCAAGGACGTTCTGACTTTGCTTCAGCAGCTCCTGGCCGTTTTGGCCTCAGGGGACGCTGTCTCCATCGTCCCAGTCCAGAAGGAGCTCACCACGCAGCAGGCCGCCAACCTGCTCAACGTGTCGCGCCAATACCTGGTGCAGCTCCTCGACGAGGGAAAGATTCCGTTCCACCGAACCGGTACCCATCGGCGCGTCAACACCCAGGACGTACTTGAGTACCGTGCCCGCAGAAAAGCGGAGCGCCGTGCGCAGCTAGCCGAAATGATTCAGGACACGCAGCTAGCTCGTGGCTATCCCGAGTTCGACGAGTAG
- a CDS encoding PIN domain-containing protein — protein MNPAPFPVVLDANVLIPVSLCDMLLNVANEGLIQIYWTEEILDEVRRNLVEQLGLTSAQAERRVSAMRRHFPEALVSGYERLVPAMTNHPKDRHVLAAAVHVGAQTIVTNNLRDFGSEHLPRAMQAQDADTFLQNLLSQSPGVMLEVLRAQAEMLKNPPITFPRLLNGLAKSVPKFISEVRELLPPPPLEGA, from the coding sequence GTGAACCCTGCTCCGTTCCCGGTCGTTCTCGATGCGAACGTCCTGATTCCGGTCTCTCTCTGCGACATGCTTCTCAACGTCGCCAACGAGGGCCTCATCCAGATCTACTGGACCGAGGAAATCCTAGATGAGGTGCGCCGCAATCTGGTCGAACAGCTCGGGCTCACCTCGGCTCAGGCTGAACGCCGAGTCTCGGCCATGCGCAGGCACTTTCCCGAAGCGCTGGTGTCCGGCTACGAGCGCCTCGTCCCGGCCATGACGAATCACCCCAAGGACCGGCATGTCCTTGCGGCGGCAGTGCACGTCGGAGCGCAGACCATCGTCACCAACAATCTGCGCGACTTCGGTTCTGAGCATTTACCCCGAGCCATGCAGGCGCAGGACGCGGACACCTTCCTGCAAAATCTCCTCAGTCAGTCCCCCGGCGTCATGCTGGAAGTGCTCCGCGCTCAGGCAGAGATGTTGAAGAACCCGCCCATTACCTTTCCTCGCCTGCTGAACGGATTGGCGAAGTCCGTGCCGAAGTTCATCAGCGAGGTGCGTGAACTCCTCCCGCCTCCGCCGCTCGAAGGCGCCTGA
- a CDS encoding HAMP domain-containing sensor histidine kinase translates to MTLRARLLLAQAPLALALLLVGMVAVVTLSQLGRSGPRVLQDNYRSVLAAQEMMAQLERMDSGALFIIAGERQRGLTQQAAQRARLEAQLRVQEGNVTEPAEDAATLQLRTAWRRYQAAYDGFLAQSSPEGAREAYFGVLEPAFQEVTGAARAILDLNQDAMVRKSEALQRQSARVNTVMVAAVMVAFVVGLLASQSLTHRALRPVSVLSQAVRRLGEGDYAARAVVEGQDEIAQVGRDFNAMAEALQQYRRSSLGELLQAQAASQAAIDSLPDPVVVFGADGGLLNVNRAAEDVLRLSLEAGGDMLGRVVPEARAVLERVREHVLTGRGTYQPRGYEEAVRAPLPDGDRWLLARGSPVHGESGEVVGATVILQDVTRLRRFDELKNDLVATVAHEFRTPLTSLRMALHLVTEGVVGPVTEKQADLLFAAREDSERLQGIVDDLLDLSRIQAGQLQLEIRQVPAEALVDAALDAQRAAAEERGVRLSKQVSLDVAPVDADPERLGLVLGNLVGNAVKHTPPGGEVEVHVWQESHGVRFEVRDTGAGIALEQQARIFEKFYRAPGAPSGGAGLGLSIAKDIVQAHGGEIGVVSTPGQGSTFWFTLPRREASGPASA, encoded by the coding sequence ATGACGCTGCGAGCCCGGCTGTTGTTGGCGCAGGCCCCCCTGGCCCTGGCGCTGTTGTTGGTGGGCATGGTGGCCGTGGTGACGTTGTCCCAGCTGGGGCGTTCTGGGCCTCGGGTGCTTCAGGACAACTACCGCAGTGTGCTGGCCGCGCAGGAGATGATGGCGCAGCTGGAGCGCATGGACAGTGGGGCGCTCTTCATCATCGCGGGTGAGCGGCAGCGCGGGCTGACGCAGCAGGCGGCGCAGCGCGCGCGCTTGGAGGCGCAGTTGCGGGTGCAGGAAGGCAACGTCACCGAGCCCGCGGAGGATGCGGCGACGCTTCAGTTGCGCACGGCCTGGCGGCGTTACCAGGCGGCCTACGACGGGTTCCTCGCCCAGTCGTCACCAGAGGGGGCGCGGGAGGCGTACTTCGGTGTTCTCGAGCCGGCCTTTCAGGAGGTGACCGGAGCGGCCCGGGCCATCCTGGACCTGAACCAGGACGCCATGGTGCGCAAGAGCGAGGCGTTGCAGCGGCAGAGCGCGCGGGTGAACACGGTGATGGTGGCGGCGGTGATGGTGGCCTTCGTGGTGGGGTTGCTCGCCTCGCAGTCGCTGACGCACCGGGCGCTCCGTCCGGTGTCGGTGCTGTCGCAGGCGGTGCGGCGCCTGGGCGAGGGCGACTATGCGGCGCGCGCGGTGGTGGAGGGACAAGACGAAATCGCGCAGGTGGGGCGGGACTTCAACGCCATGGCGGAGGCGCTTCAGCAGTACCGGCGCAGCAGCCTGGGAGAGTTGCTCCAGGCGCAGGCGGCATCACAGGCGGCCATCGACAGCCTGCCGGACCCGGTGGTGGTGTTCGGCGCGGACGGAGGGCTGCTCAACGTCAACCGCGCGGCGGAGGACGTGCTGCGGCTGTCGTTGGAAGCGGGCGGGGACATGCTGGGGCGGGTGGTGCCGGAGGCGCGCGCGGTGCTGGAGCGGGTGCGTGAGCACGTGTTGACGGGGCGAGGGACGTATCAGCCGCGCGGGTACGAAGAGGCGGTGCGGGCGCCGCTCCCGGACGGGGACCGGTGGCTGCTGGCTCGGGGAAGTCCGGTGCATGGCGAGTCAGGGGAGGTGGTGGGGGCCACGGTGATTCTCCAGGACGTGACGCGGCTGCGGCGCTTCGACGAGCTGAAGAACGACCTGGTGGCCACGGTGGCGCACGAGTTCCGCACGCCGCTCACGTCGCTGCGCATGGCGCTGCACCTGGTGACGGAGGGCGTGGTGGGGCCGGTGACGGAGAAGCAGGCGGACCTGTTGTTCGCGGCTCGCGAGGACTCCGAGCGGCTGCAGGGCATCGTGGATGACCTGCTGGACCTGTCGCGCATCCAGGCGGGGCAGCTCCAGTTGGAGATTCGCCAGGTGCCCGCGGAGGCGTTGGTGGACGCGGCGCTGGACGCACAGCGCGCGGCGGCGGAGGAGCGCGGGGTGCGGTTGTCGAAGCAGGTGTCGCTGGATGTGGCGCCGGTGGACGCGGACCCGGAGCGGCTGGGGTTGGTGCTGGGGAATCTGGTGGGCAACGCGGTGAAGCACACGCCCCCGGGAGGCGAGGTGGAGGTGCACGTGTGGCAGGAGTCGCACGGGGTGCGCTTCGAGGTGCGGGACACGGGGGCGGGGATTGCCTTGGAGCAACAGGCGCGCATCTTCGAGAAGTTCTACCGGGCACCCGGCGCGCCCTCGGGCGGCGCGGGGCTGGGGCTGTCCATCGCGAAGGACATCGTCCAGGCACACGGCGGGGAGATTGGCGTGGTGAGCACGCCCGGCCAGGGCAGCACGTTCTGGTTCACGCTGCCCCGGCGGGAGGCGTCCGGGCCGGCGAGCGCGTGA